acctCTAGGGGGGGCGGGGGCCTCTGGGAAGGGGGCGGGCATCGGGGGGGGCCtctggggaggggcaggggtgggggggcctcGTGGGGAGGTGGGGCGGGGGCCTCGGGGAGGTGGGGCGGGGGCTTCTGGGAAGGGGGCGGGGCATCGGGGGGGcctcctggggagggggtcaggggtggggggacctctgggggggggcggagggggacGACCTCTGGGGGGGGGGACCTCCAGGGGGGGCAGGggcctcgggggggggggggcctccggggggtgggcgggggggtgtgggggggcgtGGGCCCTCTCAAAAGGGGCGGGGCCTCCTTGGGGGGCAGGGTCCTCCTGAAGAAGGGGGTGTCTtgggaggggggggcgggggcccTCTGAAAATGGGCGTGGCCTCTGTGGGGCATGGGAGCctctgggggagggggaggtggggctgggtggggctttAAGATGGGCGTGGCCTTCCAAAATGGGCCACACCCTAGCCCCACCCCCTAATATAGGATCAACCCTTTGGGTTAAGCCTGGAGAGGGTCTGGGTGATTGACAGCCTGGTGGGTGGGGCTTAGATGGGGGTATGTGGGCGGGCTCTGGCGGTGATTGACAGCCCGGCTCCCTGCCCCGCCCCAGGGAGGAGTTCAATATCGGGGTGCTGCACGCCTTCGTGGACCTCCACGAGTTCACGGACCTCAACCTGGTGCAGGCGTTGAggtgagggggctggggggggtcccttgtggggctggggggggtcccttgtggggctgggggtgggtcccttgtggggctggggggccttTGGGAGCCAGCCTGGGGCCCTGGGAGGGAATAGGGGGGGCTTTTAGGGTGTTGGGGGGCCATTTTGAGGGCATGGGAGGGGCTTTTTGGGAGGTTGGGGGCCCTGGGTGGTCTGTGGGGGGTTCTGGAAGAGAATTTAGGggctttttggggggttgggggcgATTTTGAGGCCCTGGGGGGCTGTTTAGGAAGTTGGGGGGACGGGGGAGCCTTTGGAAGCCAAGCTGGGGtcctgggagggaaggggggggggctGTTGGGGGGCGATTTTGAGGGCCCAAGAGGGGCTTTTTGGGAGGTTGGGGGGCCTGGGTGGCTTTGGGGGGATCCTAGAAGAGGATTTGGGGGTATTTTGGGGGGTTGAGGACCATTTTGAGGGCCTGGGAAGGGCTTTTTGGGAGGTTGGGGGCCCTGGGTGGTCTTTGGGGGGTCCTGGAAGAGAATTTAGGggcttttttgggggttgggggcGATTTTGAGGCCCTGGGGGGCTGTTTAGGATgttggggggatgggggagccTTTGGAAGCCAAGAGGGAGGGAATTTGGGGTGCTTTTGGGGCATTGGGGGGGCCATTTTGAGGGCCTGGGAGGGGCTTTTTGGGGAGGTTGGGGGCCCTGGGTGGTCTTTGGGGGGTCCTGGAAAAGAATTTGAGGGCTTTTTGGGGTGTTGGGGGCCATTTGGGGGGGCTGTTCTGAGGGGCTTTTGGGGAGATATTTAGGGGTCCAAAGAGGGCtagggatggggtggggggcaatTGGAAGTCTGGGAGATTTGGGGGGCGTCACATGGAGGGTGATGTGGGATTCTGGGGGGTCCCGGAGAGTattttgggggtcccaggggggaTTTGTGGAGTcctgggggggatttgggggttccCAGGGAGGTTTTGAGGGATCTGCTGGAGGATTTTGGGGTCCCCAGGCAGGATTAGAGGGATTTGCTGGAGGATTTTGGGGTCCCCAGGAGGGATTTTGGGGTCCCCAGGCAGGATTTGAGGGATTTGCTGGAGGATTTTGGGGTCCTGGGGAGGATTTAGGGGTTCCCAGGAAGGATTTTGGGGTCCCCAGGCAGGATTAGAGGGATTCGCTGGAGGATTTTGGGGTCCTGGGGAGGATTTAGGGGTTCCCAGGAAGGATTTTGGGGTCCCCAGGCAGGATTAGAGGGATTCGCTGGAGGATTTTGGGGTCCTGGGGAGGATTTAGGGGTTCCCAGGAAGGATTTTGGGGTCCCCAGGCAGGATTAGAGGGATTTGCTGGAGGATTTTGGGGTCCTGGGGAGGATTTAGGGGTTCCCAGGAGGGATTTTGGGGTCCCCAGGCAGGATTTGAGGGATCTGCTGGAGCATTTGGAGGCCCTGGCGAGGGTCTGGGAGGCGGCTGGGGGCGTCGGGGGGCTCcgtgggggtctgggggactttgggggtgcggggtgtggggttttggggtgcagtgggggatttggggggtcccCCCACTCCCAGGCAGTTCCTGTGGAGCTTCCGGCTGCCGGGGGAGGCGCAGAAGATCGACAGGATGATGGAAGCCTTCGCCCAGCGCTACTGTCTCTGCAACCCCGGCGTCTTCCAGTGCACGGGtagggggctgcgggggggcctgggggggggtgggtggggctgGCTCCACCCCCCGGCCACGCCCAGCCACGcccacccccctcccgcccacccccctccccctgctgTCTCTGAGTGGGCCGGACGCCTgggacccctctgccccccccaccccgccccgaCCTCTTGGATGTTGGGGGTCCCCCCCCCCACTTGGGGTCATCTGGGTGTTGGGGtcccctgtgacccccccccccacactgttggggtccccccattCCCTTGTTCCCCACCAGCATGTTGGGGTTCCCTGTGCTCCCCCTTGGGGTCACCTGGGTGTTGGGGTGccctgtgacccccccccaAGGTGTTGGGGTCCCCTATAGGCCCCCCATGTCACCTGGGTGTtggggtccccatccccttgTTTCCCACCCCCCATGGTTTGGGGGTCCCCCACCCTGTGCCCCCCTGTGGTTTGGGGGTCCCCCGGCTGTGAGGGTCCCCCTTtgaccccccatgacccccgTCTTTGTCACCAAGTCACCTGGATGCCggggtccccatccccttgTTTCCCACCCCCCGTGACTTGGGGTCCCCCCCCATGGTTTGGGGGTCCCCCACCCTGTGCCCCCCTGTGGTTTGGGGGTCCCCCAGCTGTGAGGGTCCCCCTTtgaccccccatgacccccgTCTTTGTCACCAAGTCACCTGGATGCCggggtccccatccccttgTTTCCCACCCCCCATGACTtggggggtccccccatggtTTGGGGGTCCCCCACCCTGTGCCCCCCTGTGGTTTGGGGGTCCCCCAGCTGTGAGGGTCCCCCTTtgaccccccatgacccccgTCTTTGTCACCAAGTCACCTGGATGCCGGGGTCCCCATGCCCTTGTTTCCCACCCCCCgtggtttggggggtccccCCGTGACTTGGGGGTCCCCCCGTGGTTTGGGGgtccccccgtgacccccccccccgccccagacACGTGCTACGTCCTCTCCTTCGCCGTCATCATGCTCAACACCAGCCTGCACAACCCCAACGTGCGGGACAAGCCCTCGGCCGAGCGCTTCGTCGCCATGAACCGCGGCATCAACGACGGCGGGGACCTGCCCGAGGAGCTGCTGCGGGTagggcggggcccgggggcggggcctgagggggcggggccctggggtggggcctgaggggggcggggccctggggtgggggcttGTGGGGTGAAGGAAtggtggtggcagtggtggCAGCAAGAGCCCCTGGGGGCGTGGCCTTAAAGTGGGTGTGGCCTAGGTGGGTGTGGTTcatgggggctgggggtgtggcctgggggcggggccgtggggtgggggcttgTGGGGTGAAGGAATGGTGGTGGCAGCAAGAGCCACTGGGGGCGTGGCCTTAAAGTGGGTGTGGCCTAGGTGGGTGTGGTtcatggggggctgggggtgtggcctgggggcggggccgtggggtgggggcttgTGGGGTGAAGGAAtggtggtggcagtggtggCAGCAAGAGCCCCTGGGGGCGTGGCCTTAAAGTGGGTGTGGCCTAGGTGGGTGTGGTTCATGGGGGCGGGGTGTGGCCCTGGGGTGTGGCCTGGGGGGGCAgggccctggggtgggggcttGTGGGGTGAAGGAAtggtggtggcagtggtggCAGCAAGAGCCCCTGGGGGTGTGGCCTTAAAGTGGGTGTGGCCTGGGTGGGTGTGGTTCGTGGGGGCCTGGGggtggggctctgggggggcggggccgtggggtgggggctcgTGGGGTGAAGGAATGGTGGAGTCGGTGGCAGCAGGAACCCCGGGGGGTGGGGCCTGAAGTGGGTGTGGCCTAGATGGGTGTGGTTCGTGGGTGTGGGGACTCAGGGTAGAGTCCAGTGATTGTGGGTGGGGCTTGGGGCTCTGTGGGCGGGTCCAGTGCCTGTGGGCAGGGCTTAGGCCTCTGAGGGCGTGTCCAGTGATTGTGGGTGGGGCTTGGGGCTCTGTGGGCGTGTCCAGTGCCTGTGGGCAGGTCTTAGGCCTCTGAGGGCGTGTCCAGTGATTGTGGGTGGGGCTTGGGGCTCTGTGGGCGGGTCCAGTGCCTGTGGGCAGGGCTTAGGTCTCTGAGGGCGTGTCCAGTGACTGTGGGTGTGGCTTAGGCCTCTGAGGGCGTGTCCAGTGACTGTGGGTGTGGCTTGGGCCTCTGAGGGCGTGTCCAGTGACTGTGGGTGTGGCTTGGGGCTCTGTGGGCGGGTCCAGTGCCTGTGGGCAGGGCTTAGGCCTCTGAGGGCGTGTCCAGTAACTGTGGGTGTGGCTTGGGGCTCTGTGGGCGTGTCCAGTGCCTGTGGGTGGGGCTTGTGGCCCTGTGGGCGGGGCAAAGGGCCATGCCCAGCCCCAGAACCCTGTGCTATTGGGGAGAGGGGGGATGTGTTTGTTgcccggggggggtggggggtgtgtggcCGTGGTGGGCGTGGCCCGCGCCTGACCCCGCCCACCCGGCCCCGCCCCAGAACCTGTACGAGAGCATCCGCAGCGAGCCCTTCAAGATCCCCGAGGACGACGGCAACGACCTGACCCACACCTTCTTCAACCCCGACCGCGAGGGGTGGCTGCTCAAGCTGGGTGAGCCACGCCCCTTTCCCGGCCACGCCCCTTCCCCGGCCACGCCCCCTCCTCTGACCCCGCCCCTTCCCTctggccccgccccgccgaCACCTGGGCCCTCTCTGTTCTCTGTCTCTGTCCCCTCTGCGGCTGCCCTGGGTCCTCGTCCCCCAGCCCAAACTGGGCATGGaccagtccctcccagtccccccccggctgccccccagtccctcccagtcctcccccggctgccccccagtccctcccagtcctcccccggctgccccccagtccctcccagtcctcCCCTGGCtgccccccggtgccccccagtccctcccagtcctcCCCTGGctgccccccggctgccccccagtccctcccagtcctcCCCTGGCtgccccccggtgccccccagtccctcccagtccctcccagtcctcCCCTGGCTGCCcgccagtccctcccagtccctcccagtcctccctggctgcctcccagtccctcccagtcctcCCCTGGCTGCCCCCCGGTCcctcccagtcctcccagtaTTCCTCTGTGtgcctcccagtcccctcccagtcccctccccgtgcccccccagttTCCCCCCAGTGTCCTACTGGCTTTCCGCCTACCCTCCCCGTGTGCCCCAGTGCTTCCTGGCAcccccagttcctcccagtgcccccagttcccccaggGGTTCGGGGGGGGCGGTTCCGTGTGGACGTGACTGACgtttcctcctctcttcttccgtctgtctgtccccgTCtgtccctccccatccccgtgacccccccaccccggccccccaaaaaccccacccccccTTGCTGCCgacgcccggcccggcccccccaggAGGTACGTactggggtggggagtggggggtgggggcagcacccaggggacaatcccccccctaAAAAACCagtgtgtccccctcccccccaatcCCAGCATGCTTTGGGACCTCCCACGATGCTCTGGGGCTTGTGGCCCCCCCCCAATTCTATCTGCCCCCCCTTCTATCTGCCCCCGCCAATTCTATCCAGCCCCCCCGCAAATCCCATCCCCAACCCAAAActactccccccccccgcccttaaCTCCCCCTGGAGCCCCCCACAACCCACGTGCTTCTCGGGGACCCCTGaggacccccccagacccccctgagccccccctgTTCCCCCCAGGCGGGCGGGTGAAGACATGGAAGCGGCGCTGGTTCATCCTCACCGATAACTGCCTTACTACTTCGAATACACCACGGTGAGACCCCCCTCAAAttccccgggaccccccccccaaaaccccctggGGTCTTCTgacccaccccagcccccccaaaactCTGTAGGACCCCCTgtaccccacccccacccattACCTGGGTTCTTTTGCGTACCTCGGGGTGACCCCCTGGTTCTCTCtggtgccccccgcccccccaaccCTGCTGGGGTCCACCTGGGCCCCCAccacccctggggaccccaagGGACCCCCCTCCCCATAACCCTGAGGGCCCCCCACTGACCACCCTGGACCACCCAGGGATCCCCTCATAGCTTCtgggctgcccccaccccctggGGCCCCCTtggaccccccccccagcccctgggcaaCCCCAAGGACACCCCCTTGGACCCCCCAAGGGATCCCCCTGAGCCTCTTGGCCCCCCCCGAGCACCCTGAGCCCCCCCTGGACGCCCCCAAGGGATCCCCCTGAGCCTCTTGGCCCCCCCCGAGCACCCTGAGCCCCCTGGACCCCCCCAAGGGATCCCCCTGAGCCTCTTGGCCCCCCCCAAGCACCCTGAGCCCCCCTGGACCCCCCCCAAGGGATCCCCCTGAGCCTCTTGGCCCCCCCAAGCACCCTGAGCCCCCCTGGACCGCCCCCCcaagggacccccccccaagtCCCCTTGGACCCCTCAGGGACCCTCTGatccctgggaccccccaagAGACCCCCTGAGCCTCTTGGACCCCCCAAGCCCCTTGGACGCCCTGAGCCCCCGTGGACCCCCCAAAGACCCCTtggaccccccccccaagggaCCCCGTGAGCCCCAAGTCCCTTTGGGGACCCCTAGGGATCACCCATGAGCCCTTGAGGGAGCCCCTGGGGACCCCTGGACCCCCCTGTGCCTCCCCCAAGCCCACTTgaacccccagggaccccccccaggatCCCCTTAAGCGTCTTAGGTCCCCCAAGTGCCTTTGGGCACCCCTAGGGACCACCCGAGCCCTTGggggacccctggggaccccctggaccccccagggtcccccccccgaccccctgcgcccccccccAGGACAAGGGAGCCGCGAGGCATCATCCCCCTGGAGAACCTGAGCATCCGCGAGGTGGAGGACCCCCGCAAGCCGGTGagcccccccgcggcccccccagatccccctctgtgcccccccacgccccctcTCCTGTGGGctccccccgtgtcccccgtctccttgtgcccccccctTTGTATCCTCAAGACCCCCCCATTTTGGGTGGGTAGCGGTGCCCCCCCCTCCATCTCCCCCAACCAAGGGGGTGCCCATATCTCCTGGGGTCCCCCCACTCCACGCCCCCCCTTTCCTCAGCCCCGCCCCGTGTGTCCCTCAcatctcccccatcccaagACCCCCCCCCTAATTTTGGGGGGCAGACGTGCCCCCCATTGCTCCctccacaccccccccaaaaaggggggcTCCACTTCCCCTGGggtcccccaaacccccatctccccaaccccccccccccaattcttTATGTTCCCTCCAtgtgtgtccctgtgtcccctcaATGTGATCCCCAACTTCAagaccccccccatccccaactTCAGACCCCCCCCAGATTTGGGGGGGCACCCGggccccccatctccccctcctcctccccccaaaaaagggggCTCCATTTCCCCTGGGGTGCCCAAagcccccatccccccccaatTCTCTATGTCTCCTCCATGTGTCCCCGTGTCTCCTCAACACATCCCCCATCTTgaagacccccccccccagatttGGGGGGGCACCTGTGCCCCCcatctccctctccttcccccccccccaaaaaaaagggggttCCACTTCCCCTggggtccccaaaccccccatctccccctcccctgccacatccccatcccttcccctgTGCACCCTGActtcccagcccccccccaaaccccccccagaTTAGGGGGGGCACCCgtgccccccatctccccctcctcccaccccagaaAGGGGGTTCCACTTCCCCTGGGGTCCCCaaccccccatctccccctcccctgccacaTCCCCATCCCTTTCCCTGTGCACCCTGACttccagcccccccaaaccccccacggccctccccaacccccccccagcccccccaaagcccccccagcccccccaaagccccccggcccccccagcctgacgtgccgccccctcccccagcactgCTTCGAGCTCTACATCCCCAACAACAAGGGGCAGCTCATCAAGGCCTGCAAGACGGAGGCGGACGGGCGGGTGGTGGAGGGGAACCACGTCGTCTACCGCATCTCCGCCCCCACCCGCGACCAGAAGGACGAGTGGATCAAGTCCATCCAGtgagcaccccaaaacccccccccggcacccccaaatcctcctggggaccCTCAGCCCTCCCGGAGCTCCCTATGGGGAGGGGATGCACCAAGGTGCGATGGAGAACTtgtggggggacccagggggtGGGGCCAAGCCAAAGCCCTCCCCCAGATCCTCCTGGGGTTCCTCAACTCCTCTgggacccccaaatcctcctggggaccctcaaccccccccccgggacccccaaatcctcctggggaccCTCAGCCCTCCCGGAGCTCCCtatggggaggggatggggcaaGGTGCGATGGAGAACttggggggggacccagggggtGGGGCCAAGCCAAAGCCCTCCCCCAGATCCTCCTGGGGTCCCTCAaacccccctgggacccccaaatcctcctggggaccCTCaaccccccccaggacccccaaattCTCCTGGGGACCCTCAGCCCTCCCGAGCTCCCtatggggagggggtggggcaAGGTGCTATGGAGAActtggggggacccagggggtGGGGCCAAGCCAAAGCCCTCCCCCAGATCCTCCTGGGGTCCCTCaaacccccccgggacccccaaatcctcctggggaccctgaactgccccccccccaccccccagggcTCCCTATGGGTGGGGATGCACCAAGGTGCTAAGGAGATcttggggggacccaggtgccCGAGCCCCTTACTGGGAGGGGTCCCGGGGGGAGGggccaccccaaaacccccccggggcaccccaaagcccccatgGTGTGTGttgtccccccccccagggcagcGGTGAGCGTCGACCCCTTCTACGAGATGCTGGCCGCCCGCAAGAAGCGCATTTCGGTGAAGAagaagcaggagcagccctgagggggggctgggaccccctggggacccccccgggacccccccgggccGCGAGGgaccccctgggacccccccgggacccccccgggccGCGAGGGACCCCCTGGGACCCACCTCTGGACCGTGAGAGACCCCCTGGGACTGCACGGGACCCCCTTGGGACCACGAGGGACCCCCTGGGACCCACCTCTGGACCACAaggacccccgggaccccccaggaCCACGAGGGACCCTTCTGGGACCCCCCAGGACCACAAGGGACCCCTCTGGGACCCCCCAGGACCACAAGGGACCCTTCTGGATCAcacggggacccccccaggaccACGAGGGACCCCTCTGGGACCCCCCAGGACCACAAGGGACCCTTCTGGATCAcacggggacccccccaggaccACGAGGGACCCCTCTGGGACCCCCCAGGACCACAAGGGACCCTTCTGGATCAcacggggacccccccaggaccACGAGGGACCcctctgggacccccccaggaccACAAGGGACCCTTCTGGATcacacagggacccccccaggaccACGAGGGACCCCTCTGGGACCCCCCTGAGACCACGAGGGACCCCCCAGGACCACAAGGGACCCTTCTGGATcacacagggaccccccccaggaccACGAGGGACCCCCCAGAACCACAAGGGACCCCCCCAAGGACTATGAGGGAGCCGCctggaccccccccacccctgaggGACCCTCCTGGACCCACACATGACCCCCCCAGAGAACGGCGAGGGACCCCCCCTggacccctcccagcctgtGAGGGACCCCCTGGACCCCCCAGAACCACAAGAGACCCCCAAAGGACTACAAgagacaccccccaccccccagaccTCAGTGGACCCCCAAGGACCATGAGGAGAcccccccagggtccccccaacTTCTGAGGGGACCCCCTTGAACCACAAGGGCCTTTGAGGGACCCCCACCCCTGACCTTGGGGTGACCCCCGAGGACAACATGGGACCCCCCTGGATtttgggggaccccccccaaaccgtGAGGGACCCGTGGAACAACATGGGGACCCCCCTGGGCCCCCCAAAGcccctcgggggggggggaagggcacacagagcccccccccccaatacgTGTGCATGGACACGGACCTCCCCACGGGGCACACGCGTGTGAGCGGGGCTTCTGCTGGGCAGAAGCAGGAGGCTGACGTGTGCGAGGCGTGTGCGAGGCGTGTGCAAGGCCTGAGGCGTGTGCGAGGCGTGTGCAAGGCCTGAGGTGTGTGTGAGGCGTGTGCGAGGCGTGTGCAAGGCCTGAGGCGTGTGCGAGGCGTGTGCAAGGCCTGAGGCGTGTGCGAGGCGTGTGCGAGGCGTGTGCAAGGCCTGAGGCGTGTGCGAGGCGTGTGCAAGGCCTGAGGCGTGTGCGAGGCGTGTGCAAGGCGTGTGCAAGGCGTGTGCAAGGCTTGAGGCGTGTGCGAGGCGTGTGCAAGGCCTGAGGCGTGTGCGAGGCGTGTGCAAGGCGTGTGCAAGCCCTGAGGCGTGTGCGAGGCGTGTGCGAGCTGTGTGCAAGCCCTGAGGCGTGTGCGAGGCGTGTGCAAGCTCTGAGGCGTGTGCGAGGCGTGTGCGAGGCCTGAGGCGTGTGTGAGGCGTGTGCAAGGCCTGAGGCGTGTGTGAGGCGTGTGCGAGGCGTGTGCAAGGCCTGAGGCGTGTGCGAGGCGTGTGCGAGGCGTGTGCAAGGCGTGTGCGAGGCGTGTGCAAGGTCTGAGGCGTGTGCGAGGCGTGTGCAAGGCCTGAGGCGTGTGCGAGGCGTGTGCGAGGCGTGTGCGAGGCGTGTGCAAGGCGTGTGCAAGGCCTGAGGCGT
The window above is part of the Phalacrocorax carbo unplaced genomic scaffold, bPhaCar2.1 SCAFFOLD_249, whole genome shotgun sequence genome. Proteins encoded here:
- the CYTH2 gene encoding LOW QUALITY PROTEIN: cytohesin-2 (The sequence of the model RefSeq protein was modified relative to this genomic sequence to represent the inferred CDS: inserted 1 base in 1 codon), with the protein product MEDGVYVPPDLTAEERLELESIRRRKQELLGEIQRLREELSEAMSEVEGLEANEGSKTLQRNRKMGMGRKKFNMDPKKVRGLPVLVENELLRHTAEDIARFLYKGEGXNKTAIGDYLGRPGSLPRPREEFNIGVLHAFVDLHEFTDLNLVQALRQFLWSFRLPGEAQKIDRMMEAFAQRYCLCNPGVFQCTDTCYVLSFAVIMLNTSLHNPNVRDKPSAERFVAMNRGINDGGDLPEELLRNLYESIRSEPFKIPEDDGNDLTHTFFNPDREGWLLKLGGRVKTWKRRWFILTDNCLTTSNTPRTREPRGIIPLENLSIREVEDPRKPHCFELYIPNNKGQLIKACKTEADGRVVEGNHVVYRISAPTRDQKDEWIKSIQAAVSVDPFYEMLAARKKRISVKKKQEQP